In the Helianthus annuus cultivar XRQ/B chromosome 11, HanXRQr2.0-SUNRISE, whole genome shotgun sequence genome, one interval contains:
- the LOC118483667 gene encoding subtilisin-like protease SBT2.6: protein MVFGEPVISYRGGIDGFEATAVESDQKLDVTSDSVASYSQHLETRHDALLGSLFKDEMYTEVYNYKHLINGFAVHMSPEQVTFRTLYHQPNTKFAGLGLG, encoded by the exons ATGGTTTTTGGAGAGCCAGTGATAAGTTATAGGGGTGGCATTGATggttttgaagccactgctgttGAATCTGATCAGAAACTTGATGTCACTAG TGATTCGGTTGCGTCATACTCTCAACACCTTGAAACGAGGCATGATGCACTTCTTGGATCACTATTTAAAGATGAAATGTACACGGAAGTATACAACTACAAGCATCTTATCAACGGGTTTGCGGTCCACATGTCTCCTGAACAGGTCACATTCCGAACACTTTACCACcaacctaacacgaaatttgcAGGTTTGGGTCTAGGCTAA